In the Limanda limanda chromosome 15, fLimLim1.1, whole genome shotgun sequence genome, TCAGGGGCCAGTGGAGAGGCAGCGAGATGAGACAGAGGTAACACAGTACGTGTGAAAACCAAAACGCTCAGGGTGTGCATATCCATAGGCAGGTATTCTTATTTTCATCACGATGGttaaaaaatgaaaggaaaagaaagtctTGTTTGCTCTCTTGTTCCATGCCCAATCAACAATCCCCATCTGTTGTCATGACAACTAGCACTTCACTTTTGCCCATTTCCTCCAGCGCAGTCGCCAGAGAGACCAAGTCTGCGTCACCTTGGTGACAGGCTTCCCATAAGTCCAGTAGAACACCTGTGGGGCTGGGTTTTGTTGCAAAGTAGTTCAAGTAcctgaggagaagaaagacgaGAAGAGTTGCTTGGGCAAAGTGgaggaggcatgttatgttacAATACTGCTGGCGacacttcattttttttattacatctaCCCcctaattccacaaacgtctgtaTGAGGAATGCATTTCTTGCTTCCTTCATCTTATCTGCTTCACATTAGGGCTGAGTATTGTTAATGGTGCAAGGAAGTGAAGTGTAGAATTTGGTGCGAATTGAACATGAGATACATTAATACAATCAGGCAACCAGCGGTCTGCAGCTCTGTAGTTGAAAAGTTGTCAAATAACATCATATATCAAATATGTGGACAGTACTaaaacaaattcagtttcatttaattaaaaacattgatATTAAAATCTCTCTAGAGAAACGAGGTGGGATTAACACAACGTTTTCAAACTTTAGACtgttaatataaatacatttattcaatGACTGATTTCAAGCCTCTATCCAAACTTTAGACACATGACACGGATCTATCACTGCTGGCCTGACAGTGCTGCCTCTCACACACTAAACCTGTGAGGCTGATCTGACCTGTCAAAGCCCAGACTGCGTGCCAGTAGCCTCCAGTCACACCCGCGAGCGCTGGGTGCATCCAAACTGGCACAGATCTTCTGGCGGATGGAGTCAGGCAAGCGAAAGGCATAGGGTCCCACTTGAGAGGAAGGCAGGCAGGTGCCTCCTGAGGGGAGGGGCGAGTGCGGTGGTAAAGTCTGGAAAGGAAAGggaggtttgttttgtttgttttttggccCGACTGTTTGGCTTCATTTAGCGATTATCTAGATCTGTGCTTAGCTGTCACCATTACCTCCTGGATGTCTGTATGCAGCTGGAATATCTGTCCCTCCCCTTCCACCTGTCGGACGCAGATCTTACAGGCGAGCTGCGACACGGCCAGGCTGCCTCTCTCCAGGCTGAAGGTGCAGTGCAGAGGTCTCTGACTGCCGCTCCAAATGTGATAGAATGGGATCTCCTGTCACATAAAGAAAAGCAGATAAAGTGAGAATCCGGACGAAAGAGGTCTACATGGTGATTAAAGCACCTTCATCCTGGGTGAAAAGCACAATCAGCAAAAATCTAGAACACCATTTCCATTCGAGGAGAATgcactatttttattttggtactGGGGGCCTCCAGCAACTGGGTCTCGGAGTGTCAGAGCACAATTTATTTTCCGAAGCGCACTGTCCATAAATTACAAACACTATCAGATCGGCCGTTTGTTTATTCAGAGAAGGTTCCGACTGCAATCTCAGTTCCACCGCCAAGAGAATGCAGCAGAGAGTTTCCATGTTTACAACAGCAGTGACTTCTATAAAGTCCACAGGCGGTTttctctgagaaaaaaaaaccattcTGCTCAGGCGAAAACAGGATGTTTTGCTTGCtaattttaaagaaacaatgaaaatcCATTGGTACAAATTTTAAGCTTCTGATGATGTGTAATGTATTCATATAGAAGCCATATGCTCGCTTCCAGACCCACAATACACATCAGCAGCACATCAGTCCtcacccctgtttgtttgtgtgaacagatttccataaaacttgGTGGGTCAGGGAAAAACCCATTAAATTCAGGAAAATCTGGCTCAGGGGGAGCATCCAGGGTTTTCCCCCCCACCATATTAACCAGAGGGATGTTTTTAGATTTGTACATTTTAGGTATACCCCAGTGTGAATGTTGGCGTATGTGAAAGAACCACCTAATTCTAAAAAAGCCTGTTCTTTGTTACTGAGGTGCAAAGTTTTTGCTCATTTAACTAATTGAATACTCAAATAACATGTTATGTATTACATGTTACATGCTCTGACCACATTtcttgaataataataagaaaatatgattttaacCTTAAAATAGTCACACACTGTCAACTCTCCCAATTCACATACATTATACACCATCCTCTCTGAAAAGCATATATAGCACATACTACATTCTGGAGCGGACAATTACTATTTCTTTATccctggttttattttaattttacttgttttttcttttttctttctactttttctttaataaattatgtatgtaatcaaccatttattcttattcttatctcccctctttttctcttggagtgagcacggtttgatgtttgttgttctttctatgCATTGTACACTGTACTTGAATACCATCtataacaatattgtatacagttgaaaaatggacaaagaaagtaactgtctgaaaatgcatattgttttgttgaaaactaaatgaaaataagttaaaaaaaaaccttattgGACATGAGCTGATTAATACATTTAACTGATTAAATTAACCAAACCACAtaaagggaactgatatctttgagtatgtgaaatttggtgcagctcaaatatgagctctactgagtgtcctTCTTGTGTTTCATCTGGTGCATTAGGTCACCTGGTACTTGGCCAGTAGTTTGCTCCTCCAGTGGGTGTGGGGAATGTCGTGGATGGACAGGCGCAGGTTGTGGTAGCTGTCTTTGAAGAGCAGCGGCTTGGGATCCTCCAGCAGAACTCCCCCCAGACTCCTTTCCAAATCCAGCACCTCCTGCACAGgggcggagaggagaggagaagacggGCTTTCAGGAACACGCTCATTTGATCACTTTTATTATGGGTTTATAATTCAACACATTGGAGAGCGTCCTTTTTAAAATGCTTAATTAAAATGGCACTCTCGGAGTCGGCCTCCCCAATTGGTCTATGTGAGAGCTAACAGTCTGAAAGCTGTTTAAACTCCAGCAGCCAGGAACCATGTGATGTGATGCCAGTAAATCTGAACGCAGCACGCTGGTGTTTACTAACCCGGCTGGTCTGTGAACGCTTCACACAAAAGGGACCGGGAGAGGGAAAATATTTAACGTCAGTCATTCCAACTTTGACTAGATGCTCATTTGCTGTTTGGTATGGAGCTTGTATTGTGCTGTGCTATTTTGAGGTGTCTGTTGGGACGGGAAAGATCCAATACGTGACGCCACCAGAATGTAATTTGAAGAATCTGCGGGATCAGTTTGGCCGGGAGTGTGATCCTCTATATCCCAGAACCACTATAGAAATAAGCTATATTaacttttattgttattatcatgtGTCACGCTTCAATTTCACCACACCTTGTTTGTGTTCTCTTCTATTTATactatgttttattatatttcatctACCACTTGATTTGTTTTGCATGTCCAGGACCTCTGCGTagatttataattattttgtgACATTATAGAACCAGACTAGGCTTTTTATAGAGACACAGCTATAACAGATTATTTTTAAAGCAACATGCAGTGCAGCTTTGAATTAATCTAAGGTTCTGCAGGTAAATTCAACCaatttatgtctgtgtttgtgtccagagCATGTGTGGAATAAAAAGACGCCGCTGTCGATGTGctttaaataaaagcatttgatCTTTTGCAGATTAATGCCTCacgtcctgcctctgcctgctgcacccccctTCACCTGACGCTCTGGAGATTTCTATGTTATTGTGAATGCGTCTTATTGGAGAATCTTGGAGGATAGGTCGGGTATACGGCTACACACATTCTTACAATGCTTctatacacacactgcagtaaaGCCTTCAGGGGCAAACTGGAGTCCAGTgtcttgcctaaggacactgCAGGttggactggaggagccggggataaACCACAGATCTATTGGTGGATAACCTGgactacctcctgagccacagacacCAAAGTCTTTGTGGCTCCAGACAGAGCAAAATGATCTGAATCAGCTTTATTTGGGGGAACAAGTGAAAAAAAGTCTTTGTTTTGATCACCTCTATTTAAGAATTGCTGCACAAAGATACATTAGCTGCCACTAGCTCAACGCACCTGAATCTCCACCAGAAGTGTTGGCAGACGAGTTACACTGTGAGTAATGTAGGTGCCAAGTTTTGACAAGAAAGAAGAATGAgtggaagaaaagaagacaataTCGCTGGCTCTGCTGCATTAATTCTGATCCTTTTTCCGTGTCCAATACTGTTACAGGAGTGCAGTGCTGATTGGGTGGAGAAGCCTTTGAAATGTTTAACTACAGCTACAGAATTTGCAgcatcaaacaaaacataaacccAGAAAGACACATGAGAAGAATAAAGgtttagaaacacacacacaaaatcagtACCTTGAGGGCATGTGGGGTTTCATGGATGCAGTAGATCCTGAGGCTGTAGTCCAGCGAGAGGCACGGTGCTCGGGGGGCGAACAGGGCCAGCTGCAGGCGTTTGCAGGCGGGCTGTGGAGGACAGGACTGACCCACCAGGCCGTACGTCCCCAGCTGCTCCATGAGCACGTGACAACACTCCTCCTCCAGTTGCAGGTAGCAAGGAGACGACAAAGTCTCTTCGCCCACCGTCAGCACCTCCTGAAAAAGAAGCATGGGTTCAGCGACTTCACCATCAGCCTAAACGTGATCGCCATTATTTGATTCCAGTTTTAAGCTGTCTGACCTCCCACGCCCCCTGGTGCGTCTGCGTCTTCAGAGTGAGGGTCCAGTCGGGTGTGGGCGTGTCTAGCTGAGCACAGTGGGGCAACGTGAGGACCACAGGACGGTTCAGCAGCATGCCGGACGGACCGCAGCTCACCACAGGACTCAGGACAGTCTGACTGCCCTCTGAGGGAAGCCTGTACATgtcccacgcacacacacagagaaaacagttGGAGAAAACATCACACTTCATTTACAAAAGGACAAAGGGAATATCAGACCTCCAGAGAATTGGCAAGAAATGAATCTACTCAAATATCCGTGTAGAATTCGAGTCCAGTGGGATAACTTCCAAATAATTATCATGTGATTTGCAGTATTCAAGAGTTGCATGGGAAAGCTTAAGAATGAAGTATATTCTGCTTCGTGgttggcaaaaaaaaagaatgttaaAAACGGCACTCACGTTGTTTTGTCCCACTTGTTGATAATGAGGTACATCTCGTAGAACTTGCCCTGGGGGATTGTGCCGGGGGGGACCAGCAGACTCACACCTGAGGCAGAAGGCATCATGACTTATCTTGTCTTACGTGTGACAAAGTGGACACGTCACTGCTCAACAATAGGAGCACACAAATCTTCCAATTCCTGCATTGACGACAGTTGTTACCTGTGTTGGGGATGGTGAGACGTCCTCCCAGGTTACCCATGGTGGCGCTGGTGCTCAGCCCGGGCTCTCTGGACAGCGTGTGACTGTGGTAGTCCCGCTCTCGACCCACAGTGCCCACCGACTTCAGGCTGAGGATCTCCCCGTCGCTGATGACCATGTCGGCGGGCAGCTCCATGGAGGAGAGCGTGGAGGAGTTGTACACCTTGATTTTGAGACTGGGCAGGGGGTCCAGCAGGGGCGAGTTGGTCATAGGGATCTTGTGGGGGCTGTCGTTGACCACGTGCTGCAAGGAGAAGAGCGGCCCACGGAAAGTCCCTGCTGTGGCTGTCAGATCCGGAGGAGCCGAGGGATGCAGATGGTGAAGGTTATCTGCCGACACAGGAGAGGAGATGCCCACTTATCACCAGAAAGAACACAGGCAGGATGGAGAGCACAGAGAGGGACGCGAGTGAAACGGATTAATGctaattcatatttaat is a window encoding:
- the unc5b gene encoding netrin receptor UNC5B, which codes for MCDQQDPSTEESSDYSEAEVLPDSFPSAPAEPLPEFLLEPEDAFIVKNRPVQLRCRASPATQIYFKCNGEWVNQNDHVTRENLDQVTGLVVREVDISVSRTQVEELFGLEDYWCQCVAWSSAGTTKSNRAYVRIAYLRKNFEQEPLGREVRLEQEVLLQCRPPEGMPAAEVDWLKNEDVIDTSQDSNFLITIDHGLIIKQARLSDTANYTCVARNVGARRRSSTATLIVYVSGGWSSWTEWSECNAQCGRGWQRRTRSCTNPAPLNGGAFCEGPPFQRVTCTTLCPVDGGWTEWAKWSACGTECTHWRSRECQAPPPRNGGKHCSGSMMESKNCTEGLCTRNKKISVEHATHPLAPGMGVAVYAGLVVALLLCVILALCVGGLAYRRRRRHLHGDITDSSSALTSAFHPGNYKPPRQDNLHHLHPSAPPDLTATAGTFRGPLFSLQHVVNDSPHKIPMTNSPLLDPLPSLKIKVYNSSTLSSMELPADMVISDGEILSLKSVGTVGRERDYHSHTLSREPGLSTSATMGNLGGRLTIPNTGVSLLVPPGTIPQGKFYEMYLIINKWDKTTLPSEGSQTVLSPVVSCGPSGMLLNRPVVLTLPHCAQLDTPTPDWTLTLKTQTHQGAWEEVLTVGEETLSSPCYLQLEEECCHVLMEQLGTYGLVGQSCPPQPACKRLQLALFAPRAPCLSLDYSLRIYCIHETPHALKEVLDLERSLGGVLLEDPKPLLFKDSYHNLRLSIHDIPHTHWRSKLLAKYQEIPFYHIWSGSQRPLHCTFSLERGSLAVSQLACKICVRQVEGEGQIFQLHTDIQETLPPHSPLPSGGTCLPSSQVGPYAFRLPDSIRQKICASLDAPSARGCDWRLLARSLGFDRYLNYFATKPSPTGVLLDLWEACHQGDADLVSLATALEEMGKSEVLVVMTTDGDC